Below is a window of Corallococcus silvisoli DNA.
GCCGTTGGAAACGCCGCGAGCGACAGCCTCGACAAGGCCACCTCGGAGTTCACCAAGGGCGCAACAGCGCTGGTCCAAAAGGCGACCGACGGCGCGAAGGACGCCCTGGGCGCCGCGAAGGACATGGCGAGCGTTGGCATTCAGCACTCCCTCTCCGGCATCCAGGACATCGTGGCGGCCGTCCTCAACTCAAAGACGGTCGAGGAGTGGAAGGGGAAGATGGAGGAGCTGAAGTCCGTCATCAATTCGCTCTTCAACGGGAACGAGACGGCCACCCTGCGCACCGCAGATGAGAACGGCATTGAGGTGTCCGCCGCAGGCAACAAAGGAACGGAGCGCTTCGCGGAGCGCCTGCGTGGCGGGCTGGGCTCTCCGGCCATGGCTGCCTACAACAAGATGATCAAGGACAACGCCGAGGCGCTCGCGGAGGCCATCCGCAAGGCAGCCGAGGATGCAAAGGCAGCGGCTGACGCCGCGAAGGCCAACCTCATCAACGGCTTCATCGCGAGCCTTGGCGAGTTGGGCAACGTCATCAACACTGCCATGCAGGGCTTTCAGGCGGGAGGCGTCTGGGGCGCCATCATCGCCGTGGTGGCGGAGCTATTCATGGGCAGCGACCAGATGGCCGAGGTCATCGAGGTGATGAACGGCGTCATCAAGGAGCTGTCCAACCTCTTCGGCGCCGCTGCTACAGGGCTCAAGCCCATCGTCGGCGCGGTCGGATACATCGTGCAGATGCTGTCGAAAATCATCTCGCCCGTGCTGGAGGCGATGGGGCGCGCGATGGAGTCCATCGCCCCGGTCCTCGTCATGGTGGGTGCGGTGCTCGAAGCTCTCGCCCCCACCTTCGCGATGCTCAACAGTGCGCTCGGTGCCCTGGAGAAGCCGCTCAAGTGGTTGCTGAACGTCGTCCTGCACGGGCTCTTTGAGGTCCTCCGGTACGTGGGCCTCTCAATCGGATACATCATCAAGGGCATCGCCAGCGTCTGGAACGGCATCATCTCGGCCATCCAGTGGGTGTTCAAGAAGCTGGGGGACATCTCCATCTTCGGGGCTCACCCACTCGGCTTTCTCAAGGGTTGGGCGAGCAGCATGGAGTCCGCGAAGTTCGACACCGAAGCGCTGGCGAAGTCGCTCCAGGAGCTGGAGGGGCTCACCTGGGACGCGGCCATGGCCAAGGCCGAGGAGACGGCGGAAGTCATGAAGAACCGCGACGCGCTCCAGGACGTCAACGAGGCGTTGTCCAACGTGCCCGACATCTGGAAGGTGGCGCTCCGGCGTTTTGAGACACAGGACGAGCAGGACGGGCCGAACACGTCCCCCGGCAGCAAGGCGCCCACGCCGCCGTCCACGACGGTGGGCGACCCGGTGTCCGCGCCTGACGGACTCACCGTCGCCTTCCCACTGTTGCCCGCCATCAACCTCACGGTGGTGGGCTACGACATCGACGAGGCCATCGAGACGTCGATGCAGACGGTGGACGACGCCATGCGAA
It encodes the following:
- a CDS encoding phage tail tape measure protein yields the protein MALKVGDLYVAVTASIGEAVASLGKLVKQAEKVAKAVKEATDPIGKIGAVVAAGIAAAVAAAGESNAAMKEQTEHIKALLITLAAELGDLFMPLVKQVSHFIEQVVAKLQSLSPATKRAAASMAGWVAGVGLGIGAIGKLAGTMEGLFKGFGVFLGMTKQVLPVFTHLGAGAGKAFQSFQALAKVDIGNALAGMKSGVGGLGSAVADFAKSVPSLLSSVGRMAMSFAAAAIPILAVVAALAGIALLVGSVYKSWGDIKYLAKEAWSAMSESIAEMMAGLSDLGLKLANIFRLAFSIVAGAVEAMVDRSLDFVAFLVAGAARIIRPIAEAARMQGVAGAFMPLEGLTGKQLKQEIKAALGAVGNAASDSLDKATSEFTKGATALVQKATDGAKDALGAAKDMASVGIQHSLSGIQDIVAAVLNSKTVEEWKGKMEELKSVINSLFNGNETATLRTADENGIEVSAAGNKGTERFAERLRGGLGSPAMAAYNKMIKDNAEALAEAIRKAAEDAKAAADAAKANLINGFIASLGELGNVINTAMQGFQAGGVWGAIIAVVAELFMGSDQMAEVIEVMNGVIKELSNLFGAAATGLKPIVGAVGYIVQMLSKIISPVLEAMGRAMESIAPVLVMVGAVLEALAPTFAMLNSALGALEKPLKWLLNVVLHGLFEVLRYVGLSIGYIIKGIASVWNGIISAIQWVFKKLGDISIFGAHPLGFLKGWASSMESAKFDTEALAKSLQELEGLTWDAAMAKAEETAEVMKNRDALQDVNEALSNVPDIWKVALRRFETQDEQDGPNTSPGSKAPTPPSTTVGDPVSAPDGLTVAFPLLPAINLTVVGYDIDEAIETSMQTVDDAMRRLNIRRYGTSAAVSPRYA